A stretch of DNA from Cannabis sativa cultivar Pink pepper isolate KNU-18-1 chromosome X, ASM2916894v1, whole genome shotgun sequence:
aaaattatattcaatcaataaatattcaagtgaatcttaagacacttagtcaaaattaaCCTCTTACTCATGTATGAAGAATTTCATCATATTTGAAAACATTACAAAACTGAATTTCCATTTTTTTCCAACTTTTAGTTTTCCTAATAAAactattatttctaatataattGGTATTTGGAGAGAAAACTAACTTTTAGTTTTAACTAGCAATAGAatataaaaacagaaaacagaattaaattaaaaacaaaaaacagttccAAAATTGTACCCTACTCACATCTTAATGCATATTTTCAAACTCCTTGATAGAAGTCTCATATGCAACCTTGCCACATTTTCTCTACTGTCATAATATGTCGATCAAGACAAGAGCCTCCAATTAAACATTAACACTTTTCAATCTTGCTATTCATATTACAGaaagaaacaatttttattaagaaaatatttttacaaactgAAATTATCATACCAAATGAAAGACCTTACTAGtcttatcaaaaaatattttaccacCATACTGGTTTaccaaaaaaacaaacaaaccatACTGGCTTACATAAACTTGACTGATCGTAACTAATGAAGCACCCAAAAGTGtaaaccacaaaaaaaaaaaataaaacataccacaataattttgtaaaaacaTCGTGACccagtaaaagaaagaaaccacATATCCTTTAAAATTCATCAGTGGAAAGTTCACCATAAGATCAAAACTAAAATAGTTTGGTAAAAAGCAAAATACTGGAATAAGGATATTATGAGATGCAATAAAACTATTCAAGAAATCCAACAACAAAACTAGGATTTAATTCTATAATTTGGAACAACCTAtgcatattttaaaaaaaactgaagAAAACGAACGCAAATTCTGGGTTCCACAACGAAGAATCAAACATTCACAACTAAAACAGCATCCAAACATTTTAACAGAGAAAAGACTCTTGATCCAAAAAGCCGAGATATCAGATTAATTAAAAGAGGAAAACATAAACATGCAAATTAAATCACAAATTCAAAAGGAAATCTGACTCAAAAAATTATGCATCAAAACATTTCCAAAGtaaataaaagataaacaaaattaagaaaaaaatctaaCCTTCTCCCATATAGATAATGACCTAAAAACTTTCAACACATCCCAATTGCTTCTGTGAATCGGCTGAAGAAAGAGTGACCCCAATTACCATCCCCCAAGGCCAACCGAGCTCTCCATCTCCGATTGCCCATCCTAAGCCGACCCCAAAATATCCCCCTCCATGAACTATttagattgttgaatttaagaatttttgtttaatttcattcaattttactatttaagtgattatttatgtactaaaacATGCTCCCGAGACTTTAATATCTACGAAATCATAACtttcaaactttgacatgtactaaatcactctctaaaattagacaaaagttcttaaatcaaacaatctcaatagttcataatgcatttttaacgatcttaaaaatttaaaaaatataatttaatacatgtcaaaattcaagtAACAAAGATCTTAAttaaccttaaaaaaaaaaaaaaattgcaactcCAATACGTAATAATAATCCATTATAGTCAGTctttataaataagaaaaaatatatgtaatctcttttctatttttgttagAATAGGTTAATATTgctctctctatatatagtaATGGAAAATGAAAGTAgaattaatgaaataaaatttaatagaaaCTAATAATTGATATAACAATAGAAATTAGAAAAGTCATAATTAATTCCACCAAACTTATATGTAAccatttcatcaaaaaaaaaaacttatatgtAACCAAAcaaagatttttcttttgacAAACCAAACAAAGAAATTTAATTACCTATATACTCTAAATTTAGCTACAATATTTGAGGCAGTCCACACAGCTAAGCTAGAATAATAATTGAACTGGTCTAGTCAGACTGCACCAGAGAGAGGGattgcataatatatatttatatatatatatatcttacctAATATATAAAATGCCTATCTAACAATTTTTGTTGTGCACTTAACAGAATATACCaaagaatatatttttcttttaacagAAACTAACGTTAAAATTTAACATACCCATTTGAAAAGTTGGCAATGCTTGTAATGAAAATGAAAAGGCATGAAAGTGCGGTCACTCTTGACAAATTTTCTAAACTGTGCTTTGATTCATCAACTAACCTTTCTGATATGATAAAGTAAACCCACATCTAAATCGTGCAAACTTGCAAATCGTGCAAACTTGCAAATTTTCAAGTATAAACATATGAATTTTGTAATTGTTTATAAAAGTATTACTGTTCTACTATTTGTAGTTATCTTTTCAAACCATTGCATTACTTTAATACTATAAAATTATGTCTCATCCTTATTATAACATCTAAAAGCAAatcaacaaattttaaattgCAATATATACCTATATATAAAAGTATATTATGAATATTATGCATttgtttgtgaattataattataaaaaattgctTTTAACACcaatatttcatatatattgttATGGAATTCATTCTATGGTGTTAGAGATTATGCAGAAATTTTCACCAAAGTAATGTGACGGCCCAGCCGACAAGATCCAAGTGGTATATTGGATGATGGAAGGGCCAGTTCGGCTTCAAACGAAGATGTTGCCATGGCAAACAAGGATGAGGGTGGTGGAGATGGTGAGCATCATGGGAAGGAAAAACTGAGGAAATTGATGGTAGAAGAACTGAGGGAAGAGACGATGTCGTCTTGTTCTTCCTCAGAGACCGACAAAGTCGACGACTTGAACTTGAAGCAATGTATGTACtaaagaatatatttatatataatatatattacaaaggCTGACTCACTGATccatatattcttttttttttttaagaaaataaaatatcatcaaAACGTATCTGCCAAAAAAGAGTAAGAGCTCAAATACAATTTTGAAGTTCTTGCAatgcggctaaactacctaaacttgGTTCTGTTTtactctgcacacctccgtccaaaatttataattaagtgTCACGGTGGACTTTCCACGTGtacagtccaccgtggcacttaactgtgatttttggacggaggtgtgcagagcaaaatgGAGCCAGGGCTTAGGTAGTTTAGCCACCAAAATTtcgatttttgtggttaagtgttacaaaacgCAAAGTTCAAGTGGTTTAGCCGTCACACTAATGTAATTgtaaatggtttttttttaaaaaaagaaaaaaattaagcgtttatatattaaaacTAATGTTTTACATTAGACTCGAAACCAGGACCTTCAACACACACCCACCCACTTAGAGTCACTTGAGCTAGCCTTGTTGATGGTATTTTTTCTTATTGGGTTGTTTATTGGATCAAATCATATGGATTTAAACTCAATCTATCTATtcaaattttcttttaagaGAAATCTCTCTATtccaattatttattagattttgaATAGTTAACTGATCTAATCCAATCGAATCAAATCAACTTGTCTAATTTGATTAATTCAATAAATGTATAATATTTAATCCTGACTATTCAATGCTTTCAATGCATTAACTGGTTGTCTTAACCATAGGGCTAAATTtcactaaaagaaaaaaaataaaataaacacaatttaaaacttatttttcataattagtgATAATCACAAATTCGAtatgtataatataatttttatgatcacataatcaacatacatcaatataattcaaaaatctaaTCTAACGTATATAATAAtgctattataatttatataggcgttagtatatacacatatataattaaagttatatctatttatttatataaacacatataaaattaaaaataaattaataaatataatttaaaaatatatataattataattagaagACAACTTGATCAGAATTGGATCGATGAGTTGTTCATTGGATTAGACGTCTTATTTGATAACAGATTTgatctaattatatttttaaaatttatatattatatttttaaaatttatatctaaTGATCTAATTATAATTAGATATTCGGTAGTTAGATCGAATGACTTTCTTAACAAACTTTTTAATAGTTTGATTAGAATCAATTTATGCCATAAAATTTATGTTAAATTGTAACATTAACCATAAAAATTAAcaaagattttaaattttaaataaaagcatataaaaactctattagatatttaaataaaatatgaaaataatcgGTTTTATTAATAAgtggtaaaaaataaataaaaagataatatttattatagtgTTCATATTACATTTTATGtccaatataatataatttttactgTGGGCAACATTTAGCTTACATTATACACTATATtagagtttaattttataaacaaGTGGTAAAATGTATTTAGGTACCACATTTATAAGAGTTGTCTTTATAATTAACAAGTTGCCAATCAATAACATTCTATAACGTGCCTCGCACGTGGTTGctaactagtatatatatatatatatagtctaaaaGAGAGTGGGTTGGCATTCTGCATTTATGTTTAACCACCCTAAAACAATTAATACATGAACATAACATAAtttaaactatttttcttttacctTGATTTTTATTAGAAGAACTGGTACTAgctattagttattatttaaaGTTGAAGTGGTACATATTAGTTACATTGAACTATAATAGTTACCCGAGTAGTACGTTTACATTAAAGTCTTTCTCAGACCACAACCacaatttttctttaaatatattttgattCCAAGAGAGTTTCGCCTTAAGGTGAAGCGAGTCAGGCGTGCACCTCGGTGCCTTTGAAACAGTACTATACATGAATATGGTacttatatatgtgtatatgatatTTAATCTAGCCTTggtgtttattatattacacaATGAGTTAATTAATGTTTCATTCACCATCATAATATGGCAGGAGGTCATGAGCAGAGACTTTGATCAAAGTGGTGGTGGCAAACGAGGAGGAAACAGAGCTGCATTTTTTGTATATAGTAAGTATCATGCATATGaatattattgattaattaattgattgtgtatacatacatataatatgttacatacatatatatataaatgtatatagtAATGGAAGGACTGGAAAGCATGGCGTTTATATCAAACTCAGCAAGCCTGGTGATATATTTCTTCAGCTACATGAATTACAGCTTAACAAAATCGTCGACCATGCTCACCAATCTCTTAGGAACTGCCACTTTACTCTCCCTCCTCGGCGGTTTTATATCTGACACCTATTTAACCAGATTTGCAACCACTCTTATTTTCGCTTCAATTGAATTAATGGTACATAATAATACATCGTGAGAAATGTTAATTACAACCTCCTATTACAACCTCATAGTCAACCATCACGTTCGAAATCACatgttgaaatatttttttcatagtggtatttgttatagttacagtatcattcctgtaaatttttgaaaaattccgaaTAGTTACAATACTGAAAAGAGAGTTCCTGATATTTCAATCTACCACGcgtgttttaaaaacttaaaacGTATTTTCGGCACggtaaactattcgaaatttttcaaaaatttatagggATGATATTGTAAGCATAATGAATACTCTcgtaaataaaatttgaaaaaaaaatattctaacataTGTTTTCGGACGTAGAGATTAACTAAGAGGTTGTAACAGGAAATTAACggtaactaataattaattaattaataatattatatgtttGATAATTAGGGATATATAGTTCTGCTAGTGCAAGCCCACCGTTCGGATCTAAGACCACCAAAGTGCCTAAGCATAACACACCAATGCGAAGGTGCATCAGCAGGGGAAGCAGCAATCCTATACACAGGGCTGTATCTTATGGCCCTTGGAACAGGTGGAGTCAAAGCAGCTCTCCCAGCTTTAGGTGCTGACCAGTTTGACCCAAAAAAAGCTAAGCAGTTGTCTACTTACTTTAACTGGTTCATTTTCAGCCTTACCATTGGTTCAATCTTGGGTGTCACTTTGGTTGTATGGATAAGCACAGATAAGGGCTGGGATTGGGCCTTTGCCGTTTGCGCTATAGCTCTTTTACTTTCCATCTTTTTCATTTCTTTGGGCAACCCCTTCTATCGGAATAACCTTCCAAAAGGAAGCCCACTCCTTCGTTTTCTAagggtaatttaattaagtaatttatattcttttaaggataaataatatttagtaTTTACAAAAAAGTTACccatcaaattttttattttattaaataataaattaaatttatatttttttaaaatgttacAAAATAATAACTGAGCTCAATTTTTGTCTACTGTATTATTGGACAAAGTTGTTACTAATTGGCTATCGTGTGTTATAACACTTGTGGTTATAACACATTTAGGTCAACTCAGAGTCAGTCCTAACTCAATTGggcctaaaaaaaattaaaataaaataacatttttactgtacatattgaattttttaatttttctttcttttttactatgagacagaattttttttcaaaaatattgtgtgttgtgttAAGTTTCATGTGTTGTTCCAtcgttgttttttagttgttctactgttatttttaaatattctgTTTAGtattttacggttgttttatcaaaaaataatatttttgtaaaaatttataatttaaaaattttcatggcagtaaaattataaatttttatccaaaatttaatatttttgtgaaaaccacaaataaaatttaaaaaatgagcATTTGCATCACTCAACTATTTTTTTCTATAAGGGTTCATATATACATCTATAAATGCTTTGAGTTCTCGATTTAGGTGGACCTAGTCACGAGCTTAACTTATCTTAATCCAAGCTTGAACTTGGGTCAATTCTAAGGtttgaattataatttattaaaatagagGTCCAATCagtaattttaacaaaaatataggttcaaaataatatttatatatttttttattgccCCAAACATCATTGTGTATAATCACATTTTATTGAATGATCAGGTTTTCGTGGCCTCTTTTCGAAATCGAAAACTTCCCATTCCAGAAAATGCAGATGAATTACATGAGATTTATCAGGACAAAGAAGATGATAACTTACATCATGAAATCCTTCAAAGAACAGACCAATTCaagtaaacaatttttttagtaagaGTTTCAAATTTaacattgaaaataaaaaaaaaatgtaatgtttTTGTGATAACATGACATGTTAATGTTTGTTTGATAAGCTAGGTTCTTGGACAGAGCAGCTGTGATAAGAAGAACAgaagatgatgataatgatggtAGTAATTCAGGATCAGAATGGAGAGTGTGTACAGTAACTGAAGTGGAAGAGACAAAGATCCTAATACGGATGCTACCAATCATACTAACCACAATCTTCATGAACACATGCTTAGCACAACTCCAAACCTTCTCAGTCCAACAGAGCGTAACAATGGACAGAGATTTCATTGGCTTCGAAATCCCCGGACCCTCAGTCCCAGCCATTCCTTTGCTCTTTATGTTCATTCTCATCCCATTATACGACAGAGTCTTTGTCCCAATAGCAAGAAGAGTTACGGGTATTCCCACCGGCATTAGCCACCTCCAGCGCATTGGTATTGGCTTAGTTCTCTCAGCTATCTCCATGACAGTTGCCGGGTTTGTAGAAAAGAAGCGCAGAAACGTCGCGATTCAGCATGACATGGTCGATAGCCAAGATGCCTTGCCCATAAGTGTTTTCTGGCTTGGTTACCAATACGCTATATTTGGGGCGGCTGACATGTTTACCCTGGTGGGGATGTTGGAATTCTTCTATGCTGAGAGCTCGGCGGGAATGAAGGCGCTGAGCACCGCCATCTCGTGGTGCTCGTTGGCTTTCGGGTACTACTTGAGCTCTGTGGTGGTGGAGATTGTGAACAAGGTTAGTGGGGGTTGGTTAGCAAACAATAATCTAAATAGGGATAAGTTGGAAAACTTTTACTGGTTGTTGGCAGGGTTGAGTGTTGTAAATTTTGGGGTTTATGTCATGTGTGCATCTTGGTACAAGTATAAGAATGTGGAAATGATCAAGAAAGATGATGCTTCTACTTAATTAATTCCCCTAGGAAATTAAGGCCTTAATTATGATATAATAATcgaaataatagtaataataattaataagttttGTTTAGTCATGTTTTTATTAATGTGTACTTGTTTTGTGCCATCTTCACTTGTATaaataagtagtttgtaagtgtggCCAAAACAGAGTGGTCGTTTTATTATACTAGCTAGTTAGTGTAACTCTTTAAATAGACATTAACCACTAATTTAAAAGTTCAGAACACATTCATATATGTATGATTTATAAGCTTTGCTCCCATTTTTTACATATGTAAaactttgaaaattaatttgtagAAATTTAAACTTAGAGATGCTTTAACAAAAATTTAGCGATCAGTTTGCAATGGTTctatgaaaatataatttttggcCAAAAGAAATAGTAAAACGACTCATTAACTATGGTGTTGTTGCGATGATACCATGAAAGCATGATTTTTGGCTAACAATTATGTGTAAATGATGCATTAACGATGATATGCGTTGCAATTTgattaacttttgtaaaataacTATTCACTCGGATGTCAATTTGAGATAttggaataaaaaattattattttattttggtaaGGAGAAAATAATATAGTTGAGAAAactattttattgaattatattttagCTTTCTATTACTTATTTTGTTCTACGATTCCCTTATCACATTAATAAATTTGGGCCATCTTGATTGGACCAACCAATGTTGTggatatacaaataataattagggttcttataaaaatacttatcttttttttatttttaaatttttactgtCATGcttttgtttttacttttttactgtactaagtttttaaaaatacaattttaatgcttcaaaaattacaaaaatactttatttcagtaagataactaaaaattaactaTAGAACATATTACCAACAAtatgaaaacaactaaaaaaaacaacaaaaagacATCTACAAagtaacagaaaaataacaagaCATTTGCCTTGTTGTGTAGTGAATAGATCATTCTCAAGAACACAATGCAGCAACCAAAATCAAGCAAACTAACCAACACAATTTAATCATAAACTGTGCTGATAAAAACCATCAACTTAAAGAACAATccaaagagaaaaaattaataCCAAGAGTTGATAAACATAGacctttattgatgttgaaaacCAGTACAAGAGTGTTGAatacaaagaaaaaagaatgaGAAGAAATTACAATGAATCTCACCAATGGGGAACCAAGATCAGCAACACTTAGTTCCCTTATACATCCCTCCTTTTCACTCTCTTTCTTACTAAAACTGAATTTACAACATGACTAAAAATGTGTGTTACAAGGTCCATTTATAGTATGCAAAGTTAGCTGTTTGTTGAGCTAACTAACTCAGGCACCAACTGTCAAAACAGTTGGTGACACATCAGTAAAAGATAAAACATAAAATGGCTGAACTAAACACCACAAATCCACCTTAGTTTAGTCATTTTAGGTTTTAGGAAGAATATGATGTGTGTAGCAGATTTGAACATAAGGTAGAAATATGCACTTGCAGATGTTGAGTAGACTTAAGCAATGTTTAAGCTTGGTTAAGTTGACACTTTTTGTCAACATATCAGCAGGGTTATCATCTGTGCTGATTTTCTTGGCTTGAACCTCTCCTTTAGCTACAAATTCTCTAATAAAGTGAAACTTTATGTCTATATGTTTAGAACACTCATGTAGCATAGGATTTTTAATCAAGTGGAGAGCAC
This window harbors:
- the LOC115699876 gene encoding protein NRT1/ PTR FAMILY 4.5, which translates into the protein MNMEVMSRDFDQSGGGKRGGNRAAFFVYIMEGLESMAFISNSASLVIYFFSYMNYSLTKSSTMLTNLLGTATLLSLLGGFISDTYLTRFATTLIFASIELMGYIVLLVQAHRSDLRPPKCLSITHQCEGASAGEAAILYTGLYLMALGTGGVKAALPALGADQFDPKKAKQLSTYFNWFIFSLTIGSILGVTLVVWISTDKGWDWAFAVCAIALLLSIFFISLGNPFYRNNLPKGSPLLRFLRVFVASFRNRKLPIPENADELHEIYQDKEDDNLHHEILQRTDQFKFLDRAAVIRRTEDDDNDGSNSGSEWRVCTVTEVEETKILIRMLPIILTTIFMNTCLAQLQTFSVQQSVTMDRDFIGFEIPGPSVPAIPLLFMFILIPLYDRVFVPIARRVTGIPTGISHLQRIGIGLVLSAISMTVAGFVEKKRRNVAIQHDMVDSQDALPISVFWLGYQYAIFGAADMFTLVGMLEFFYAESSAGMKALSTAISWCSLAFGYYLSSVVVEIVNKVSGGWLANNNLNRDKLENFYWLLAGLSVVNFGVYVMCASWYKYKNVEMIKKDDAST